From Lysobacter silvisoli, the proteins below share one genomic window:
- a CDS encoding NAD(P)/FAD-dependent oxidoreductase, which yields MSSHDPHTPGADALRATDVAVVGGGVIGLTAALALLQAGRSVQVLEANTLGSGSSHGNCGTITPSHATPLAAPGVIALALRWMLTPDAPLYVHPRLDPRLWGWLLRFALRCNARDWRSSALAKSALLNDSRERLQQWVADYGLECEFAQTGVDYIFRDERAFAAGQIELDLLRELGVRVEVVDGRTYEARDSAFKPGLAGAICFEHDAVLRPDRYVDALAKAVRGRGGVIVEHCRVQGLDRDGDACRLRSSQGELRAKDVVLALGAWSPQLSDAIGLPSLKRAIQPGKGYSITYDRPAQVPRRPVVLRERKVCVTAWDSGYRLGSTMEFSGYDDSLNPRRLAALERGAAEYLHAPVGPVERERWYGWRPMSSDDIPLIGRVPGRDGLWLSTGHGMMGVSMSVGSGQLLADLMLDRAPAIDPQPYRPERFA from the coding sequence TTGTCCAGCCACGATCCACACACTCCCGGCGCAGACGCGCTGCGCGCCACCGATGTGGCGGTCGTCGGCGGCGGCGTGATCGGTCTGACCGCCGCGCTGGCCCTGCTGCAAGCCGGCCGCAGCGTGCAGGTGCTGGAGGCCAACACCCTGGGCAGCGGCAGTTCGCACGGCAACTGCGGCACCATCACCCCCAGCCACGCCACGCCGCTGGCCGCGCCCGGCGTGATCGCGCTGGCGCTGCGCTGGATGCTCACGCCCGACGCGCCGCTGTACGTGCATCCGCGCCTGGACCCGCGCCTGTGGGGCTGGCTGCTGCGTTTCGCCCTGCGCTGCAATGCGCGTGACTGGCGCAGCAGCGCGCTGGCGAAATCGGCGCTGCTCAACGACTCGCGCGAGCGCTTGCAGCAATGGGTGGCCGATTACGGCCTGGAATGCGAGTTCGCCCAGACCGGCGTGGACTACATCTTCCGCGACGAGCGCGCTTTCGCCGCCGGCCAGATCGAACTGGACCTGCTGCGCGAACTGGGCGTGCGCGTGGAGGTCGTCGATGGGCGTACTTACGAAGCGCGCGATTCCGCGTTCAAGCCGGGCCTGGCCGGGGCGATCTGTTTCGAGCACGACGCCGTGCTGCGCCCGGATCGCTATGTGGATGCGCTGGCCAAGGCGGTGCGCGGGCGCGGCGGCGTCATCGTCGAGCACTGCCGCGTGCAAGGCCTGGACCGCGATGGCGACGCCTGCCGCCTGCGCAGCAGCCAGGGCGAGCTGCGCGCCAAGGACGTGGTGCTGGCGCTGGGCGCGTGGTCGCCGCAGCTGTCCGACGCCATCGGCCTGCCGTCGCTGAAGCGTGCGATCCAGCCCGGCAAGGGCTATTCGATCACCTACGACCGTCCCGCCCAGGTGCCGCGGCGGCCGGTGGTGCTGCGCGAGCGCAAGGTCTGCGTGACCGCCTGGGACAGCGGCTACCGCCTGGGCAGCACCATGGAATTCTCCGGCTACGACGACAGCCTCAACCCGCGCCGCCTGGCCGCGTTGGAGCGCGGCGCCGCCGAATACCTGCACGCGCCGGTCGGTCCGGTCGAGCGCGAGCGCTGGTACGGCTGGCGGCCGATGAGCAGCGACGACATTCCCTTGATCGGCCGCGTGCCCGGCCGCGACGGCCTATGGCTGTCCACCGGCCACGGCATGATGGGCGTGAGCATGAGCGTGGGCAGCGGCCAGTTGCTGGCCGACCTGATGCTGGACCGCGCCCCGGCCATCGATCCCCAGCCCTACCGACCGGAGCGTTTCGCATGA